The following are from one region of the Silene latifolia isolate original U9 population chromosome 9, ASM4854445v1, whole genome shotgun sequence genome:
- the LOC141601801 gene encoding uncharacterized protein LOC141601801, which translates to MVSFNVNQKRARENEVMGKGNDEGNSCVDLSRKRRRDELVRVDTGVSRTGAIHRDVTMLLAEEDHSSWLCLGDFNEILYASEMRGGSRAQWQMNNFREAVDVCGLCDLSFEGYEFTYDNGQGEVDNRQCRFDRAMKTEAWSDQFPYAKLYHLNREWSDHAPIMVKLDGRDVGEVDSRKQFRFEQIWVGEEGCEDTIRRVWDIGDCDVLETISRCADELKKWKGVSIGKILRDLSRKRKILSWLNENERSSGMVKERKRLMGEITHLLRQEEVFWRQRSRALWLREGDRNTKYFHRKARQRRKKNTITRVMGRNGTVCEGVEAVKSEAEGFFSSLFESARPEQIDELFDGVRGRVTEAMNEHFRASYRGEKVLEALNQMYPLKAPGPDGMNALFYQTYWHIVGPSVTRMVLNILNGGDFPGSLNRTHIVLSPKKKAPDKLADYRPISLCNVLYKLISKVLANRLKLFLGLLVSENQSAFTPGRLISDNILVAFEVFHYMKNSRSSGGHLALKLDMAKAYDRVEWVFLHKVLLSMGFDSCWVDNVMRCVRTVTYGVLINGIPSRDVVPERGLRQGDPISPYLFILCAEANVKEAQGVMDILHKYEMASGQLVSKDKTTVSFSKGTDVRRRLAVGAVLGVRIVAEHDNRAGRETLIKAVAQSIPTYAMSVFRLPANFCDELRSLVSRFWWGSNNGRRKMSWVAWSTMCRSKARGGLGFRDFDDFNKALLAKQAWRLICEDGSLVGRILKGKYFPNCSFMDAEMGVNPSYTWRRIFGAKEVMGLGIRRIIGSGADVRVWTDPWVLRTKSRCVISPKANANIDMRVAELLVEGERRWDEEKINAMFLPFEAEKIRSIRLDGDSEIGQSDFANESWVWKSIWKVPVIPRIKVFMWQLFHNAIPTKVNIARRLGSDDVACPRCHSERETCDHAIRGCGWGEGVWEEMGFDMGVWRDGMVVRDWVEGMLRELGEKEKVMFLVTCWVLWEKRNRLVFSGERWDIGGIMRRIWGLVCEMESLREGNAPSLVEGVRLGNWERPVQGVSKVNTDAGVIEGVGVGLGAVSRNSSGEVEWAVVLQRGTRCEVAMAEAEAILLGLKEANRMQIRKVVIESDCLVVVDDLTKNRSGRSELFTIYEEIREISLSFEFVVFKHISRILNKLAHAMPWYHGRQFWTSDLPVEFGVVADNDISNMS; encoded by the exons ATGGTGTCTTTCAACGTGAACCAGAAAAGGGCGAGGGAGAATGAGGTGATGGGGAAGGGGAATGATGAGGGTAATTCATGTGTAGACTTGAGtcggaaaagacgaagagatgagTTAGTTAGGGTGGATACGGGTGTGTCGAGGACAGGTGCGATTCACAGGGATGTGACTATGTTG CTGGCTGAGGAAGATCATTCTTCGTGGTTGTGTCTTGGAGATTTTAACGAGATATTATATGCTAGTGAGATGCGAGGTGGTTCGAGGGCCCAATGGCAAATGAATAATTTTAGGGAGGCCGTGGATGTATGTGGTTTGTGTGATTTATCATTCGAGGGTTATGAGTTCACTTATGATAATGGACAAGGTGAGGTGGATAACAGACAGTGTCGGTTTGATAGGGCGATGAAAACGGAGGCTTGGAGTGATCAATTCCCCTATGCAAAGCTCTATCATTTGAATAGGGAGTGGTCTGATCATGCCCCTATTATGGTTAAGTTGGATGGTCGTGATGTAGGAGAGGTGGATTCGAGGAAGCAGTTCCGATTCGAACAGATATGGGTTGGTGAGGAGGGGTGTGAAGATACCATTAGGCGGGTCTGGGATATTGGAGACTGTGATGTGCTAGAGACTATTTCTCGGTGTGCTGACGAACTTAAAAAATGGAAAGGTGTAAGCATTGGTAAGATTTTGAGAGATTTGTCTCGTAAAAGAAAAATATTGTCTTGGCTGAATGAGAATGAAAGGTCGAGTGGCATGGTAAAGGAAAGGAAGAGGCTGATGGGGGAGATAACACATCTTCTTCGGCAGGAGGAGGTGTTCTGGAGACAGAGGTCGAGGGCTCTTTGGCTTCGAGAAGGAGATCGTAATACTAAGTACTTTCATAGAAAAGCTCGACAGCGAAGGAAAAAGAATACTATAACTCGTGTCATGGGCAGGAATGGCACGGTTTGCGAGGGTGTGGAGGCCGTAAAGTCGGAAGCTGAAGGTTTCTTCTCTTCTCTGTTTGAGTCGGCTAGGCCGGAGCAAATTGATGAACTGTTCGATGGTGTGCGAGGACGAGTGACTGAAGCTATGAATGAGCATTTTAGGGCGTCTTATAGAGGTGAGAAGGTGCTCGAGGCCCTAAATCAAATGTATCCTTTAAAGGCTCCAGGGCCGGATGGGATGAATGCACTTTTCTATCAAACATACTGGCATATTGTTGGTCCTTCTGTTACGAGAATGGTTTTGAATATCTTAAATGGGGGTGATTTTCCTGGCTCGCTTAATCGAACTCATATCGTCTTAAGTCCAAAGAAGAAAGCTCCGGATAAACTTGCAGACTATCGACCGATAAGTTTGTGTAATGTGCTATATAAACTTATTTCTAAAGTGTTGGCTAACAGACTTAAGTTATTTCTTGGGTTACTTGTGTCGGAGAATCAGAGCGCTTTTACCCCAGGCAGGTTGATTTCTGATAATATTTTGGTTGCTTTTGAGGTGTTTCACTACATGAAGAACTCAAGATCAAGTGGTGGGCACTTGGCTCTGAAACTTGACATGGCCAAGGCATATGATCGGGTGGAGTGGGTTTTCTTGCATAAGGTACTTTTATCTATGGGTTTCGATAGCTGTTGGGTTGATAATGTGATGAGATGTGTCCGTACTGTTACATATGGAGTGTTGATTAATGGAATACCGTCGCGGGATGTGGTGCCAGAACGGGGTCTTCGTCAGGGTGATCCTATTTCACCATATTTATTCATCCTTTGTGCTGAG GCTAATGTGAAGGAGGCTCAAGGTGTAATGGATATTCTTCATAAGTATGAGATGGCTTCAGGTCAATTGGTGAGTAAGGACAAGACGACAGTGTCATTTAGTAAGGGCACTGATGTGCGCAGGCGGCTAGCCGTAGGAGCTGTACTTGGAGTGCGTATTGTTGCTGAACATGACAA CCGAGCGGGTAGGGAAACTCTGATAAAGGCAGTTGCCCAATCTATCCCTACTTATGCAATGAGTGTTTTTAGACTACCGGCCAATTTTTGTGATGAGTTACGCTCTTTGGTGTCGAGATTCTGGTGGGGTTCGAATAATGGGAGGAGGAAAATGTCGTGGGTAGCTTGGAGTACTATGTGTCGGTCTAAAGCAAGAGGAGGTCTCGGGTTTCGTGACTTTGATGATTTTAATAAGGCTTTATTAGCTAAACAAGCATGGAGGTTGATATGTGAGGATGGGAGCTTGGTGGGGCGGATTTTAAAAGGTAAGTACTTCCCTAATTGTTCTTTTATGGATGCTGAGATGGGTGTTAATCCAAGTTATACGTGGAGGAGAATTTTTGGGGCTAAGGAGGTCATGGGTCTTGGGATAAGACGTATAATTGGTTCGGGTGCTGATGTAAGGGTTTGGACGGACCCATGGGTCCTAAGGACAAAGTCACGCTGTGTTATATCACCAAAAGCGAATGCTAACATCGATATGCGTGTTGCTGAGTTACTTGTGGAAGGTGAGCGTCGGTGGGATGAAGAGAAGATTAATGCGATGTTCTTGCCGTTTGAAGCCGAGAAGATTAGGAGTATTCGGCTTG ATGGGGATTCGGAGATCGGGCAGTCGGACTTCGCAAATGAAAGTTGGGTGTGGAAATCGATATGGAAGGTACCCGTTATCCCGCGCATCAAGGTTTTTATGTGGCAGCTTTTCCATAATGCGATTCCAACGAAGGTTAATATTGCTCGTCGGTTGGGGAGTGATGATGTAGCATGCCCTCGCTGCCATAGTGAGCGAGAGACTTGCGATCATGCTATACGGGGATGTGGATGGGGAGAAGGGGTATGGGAGGAGATGGGATTCGATATGGGGGTATGGCGTGATGGTATGgtggtgagggactgggtggAAGGGATGTTAAGGGAGTTGGGGGAGAAGGAGAAGGTAATGTTTCTTGTTACATGTTGGGTTCTATGGGAAAAGAGGAATAGGTTGGTGTTTTCGGGGGAAAGATGGGATATAGGCGGGATCATGAGAAGGATATGGGGATTGGTATGTGAGATGGAGTCGTTGCGGGAAGGAAATGCACCAAGCTTGGTGGAGGGGGTGCGGCTTGGGAATTGGGAGAGGCCGGTCCAGGGTGTGTCCAAGGTTAACACGGATGCAGGGGTGATTGAGGGGGTAGGTGTGGGTTTGGGTGCAGTTAGTCGGAACTCGAGTGGTGAGGTTGAATGGGCTGTGGTGCTACAGCGGGGTACGAGGTGTGAAGTGGCAATGGCAGAAGCTGAAGCGATATTGTTGGGACTGAAGGAAGCTAATAGGATGCAGATAAGGAAAGTCGTTATTGAGAGCGATTGTCTCGTAGTGGTTGATGATTTGACAAAGAATAGAAGTGGTAGAAGTGAATTATTTACGATTTATGAGGAGATAAGGGAGATTAGTTTATCTTTTGAATTTGTTGTATTTAAGCATATTAGTAGGATTCTAAATAAGTTAGCACATGCTATGCCATGGTACCATGGTAGGCAGTTTTGGACGTCTGATTTGCCGGTAGAGTTTGGTGTTGTAGCCGACAATGATATTAGTAATATGAGTTAA
- the LOC141600169 gene encoding cytokinin riboside 5'-monophosphate phosphoribohydrolase LOG8, with amino-acid sequence MEENHTGSRFKKVCVFCGSNPGNRQVFSDAAIDLANQLIKRKMDLVYGGGSVGLMGLISRRMFEAGCHVLGVIPKALMPIEISGESVGEVRVVADMHERKADMAREAEAFIALPGGYGTMEETLEMITWAQLGIHKKPVGLLNVAGYYDCLLQLFDNGVKEGFIKPEARDIVLSAPSAEELLAKIEQYNPTHQHIAPHESWQIQQLGDYPNPSQ; translated from the exons ATGGAAGAGAATCACACAGGAAGTAGATTCAAAAAAGTGTGTGTCTTTTGTGGGAGCAATCCTGGTAACAGACAAGTTTTCAGTGATGCTGCCATTGATTTAGCCAACCAATTG atcaaaaggaagatggatcTGGTATATGGTGGAGGAAGTGTTGGTTTAATGGGCTTAATTTCGCGGCGAATGTTTGAAGCAGGCTGCCATGTTTTGGG TGTTATCCCTAAAGCTCTCATGCCTATTGAG ATTTCCGGAGAAAGTGTTGGAGAAGTAAGAGTTGTTGCTGACATGCATGAAAGGAAAGCAGACATGGCCAGGGAAGCTGAGGCCTTTATTGCTCTTCCTG GAGGATATGGTACAATGGAAGAGACTTTAGAAATGATAACATGGGCTCAGCTTGGTATCCACAAGAAACCG GTGGGCCTTTTAAACGTTGCTGGATATTATGACTGTTTGCTTCAATTATTTGACAATGGTGTCAAGGAAGGATTTATTAAGCCAGAAGCTCGGGACATAGTTTTATCCGCTCCTAGTGCAGAAGAACTCTTGGCAAAAATCGAG CAATACAATCCTACACATCAACATATTGCTCCACATGAAAGCTGGCAAATACAGCAGCTGGGTGACTATCCGAATCCGAGTCAATGA